Proteins from a single region of Panulirus ornatus isolate Po-2019 chromosome 66, ASM3632096v1, whole genome shotgun sequence:
- the LOC139746839 gene encoding protein phosphatase 1H: MLNRFKTALYNVVGSFDPGDGTLGGLGPGVTSSLPSAAGVVRTGVIGSSLREKSLQFPYTRPHFLQLGSEDEIQVTADHTIRPIICPRDISRLPWKSGYAETINAGKSKRNEDQAVVHVGLLTRPIKVDLSNSQSVSSSQEKSSRGKSEPIINGNDDETEQSTTEAQEQTVLLSPQGSTLSASPATELKEDYYEATSTLDDSCSSNGTGGIKIEHSDTVHNIQEETQPSQLFNSPQSQPSIPKQPLTSSVSLPYYLFGVFDGHAGWGAAVAAANQLHHIIHEKLCDVIDILIPDPFEDKSSKIQRPLWAPEKEVTVENAVTGALENAFWHMDNLIGEDKLKFELSGGCTACVSLFIHGKLYVANAGDSRGVLSQSGLPHPMSFDFTPESETQRIRKLGAMHPELLGGGFTHLDFIRRPQRRDIGKRVLYRDHYMSGWAYKTLTPDDLKYPLVCGEGKRSRVLATIGVTRGFGDHDLKAQCTSIPIKPFLTPEPEVRIFDVTSADLTDGDVLILATDGLWDITSNEKAVATVVKSLTHFPAEDQNKYKYRYTSAAHDLVMGSRGKLRDQNWRTSDDKHATIDDISVFVIPLKPYKEEYQEWTLKQEANFGVSENASSEKENTTNTKCDIINPEVNMTDSDKKMAEEESSSSSSLSRNMDESVILEKNLIEFKPQEDYFKDEANPEAQAEKHSTECLDNT, encoded by the exons ATGTTGAATCGATTCAAGACTGCTCTTTATAATGTGGTTGGGAGCTTTGATCCTGGTGATGGCACCCTTGGGGGACTGGGTCCTGGCGTAACTTCTAGTCTGCCATCAGCTGCTGGGGTTGTAAGGACAGGTGTTATTGGTAGCAGCCTCAGAGAAAAG AGTCTTCAGTTCCCATACACTAGACCCCACTTCTTGCAGCTTGGCTCAGAAGATGAGATTCAGGTGACAGCTGATCACACTATTAGACCAATTATTTGTCCTCGTGACATATCCAGGTTGCCTTGGAAAAGTGGCTATGCTGA AACTATCAATGCAGGAAAGTCCAAACGAAATGAGGATCAGGCTGTAGTCCATGTTGGCCTTCTTACACGACCTATTAAGGTAGATTTATCGAACTCCCAGTCTGTTTCATCTTCTCAAGAAAAAAGTTCTCGTGGCAAGTCTGAACCAATTATAAATGGCAATGATGATGAGACAGAACAGTCGACAACAGAAGCACAAGAACAAACTGTCTTGTTATCACCTCAGGGATCAACTCTATCAGCTAGTCCAGCTACAGAATTGAAAGAAGATTATTATGAAGCAACAAGTACTTTGGACGATAGCTGTAGCAGTAATGGGACAGGTGGAATAAAAATTGAGCATAGCGATACAGTTCACAACATACAAGAAGAAACACAACCTAGTCAATTGTTCAACTCTCCACAAAGTCAACCGTCCATTCCCAAACAACCTTTGACATCATCAGTATCCCTTCCTTACTACCTCTTTGGTGTGTTTGATGGACATGCTGGATggggagcagcagtagcagctgcaaaCCAGCTTCATCACATTATCCAT GAGAAGTTATGCGATGTGATAGACATTTTGATTCCCGATCCCTTTGAAGACAAGAGCTCTAAGATACAACGTCCTTTGTGGGCACCTGAAAAAGAAGTAACGGTGGAAAATGCAGTAACTGGAGCACTGGAAAATGCTTTTTGGCACATG GATAACCTAATTGGTGAGGACAAGCTTAAATTTGAGTTGTCAGGTGGATGCACTGCATGTGTGTCACTTTTTATCCATGGCAAGCTGTACGTAGCTAATGCTGGAGACTCTCGTGGTGTTCTGTCTCAGAGTGGTCTGCCACATCCTATGTCTTTTGACTTTACTCCAGAGTCAGAAACTCAACGAATCAGAAAATTG GGAGCTATGCATCCTGAGCTTCTTGGTGGAGGATTTACACATTTGGACTTTATACGGCGACCGCAGCGGCGTGATATAGGCAAGCGGGTATTATATCGAGATCactacatgagtggatgggcataCAAGACTCTGACACCTGATGATCTCAAGTACCCATTGGTCTGTGGTGAGGGCAAGCGG AGTCGAGTGTTAGCTACTATTGGAGTTACAAGAGGATTTGGAGACCATGATCTTAAGGCGCAGTGCACTTCAATACCCATCAAACCCTTTCTTACTCCTGAACCAGAG gtgaggatatttgatGTGACATCAGCAGATCTAACTGATGGAGATGTGTTAATTCTGGCCACTGATGGTCTTTGGGACATTACCTCCAACGAAAAAGCAGTTGCAACAGTGGTAAAATCTCTCACACACTTCCCTGCTGAGGACCAAAACAAATATAAGTACAG ATACACTAGTGCTGCTCATGATCTTGTAATGGGGTCTCGAGGGAAACTTCGAGATCAAAATTGGCGAACGAGTGATGACAAACATGCAACAATTGATGATATTTCAGTTTTTGTCATTCCTCTTAAACCCTACAAAGAGGAGTACCAAGAGTGGACATTAAAACAAGAAGCAAATTTTGGTGTTAGTGAGAATGCATcctcagaaaaagaaaacaccACAAATACTAAATGTGATATTATTAACCCAGAAGTAAATATGACAGATTCTGACAAAAAGATGGCTGAGGAAGAATCAAGTTCCAGTTCATCTTTATCCAGGAATATGGATGAGTCAGTTATCCTTGAGAAAAACTTGATCGAATTCAAACCACAAGAAGATTATTTTAAAGATGAGGCTAACCCAGAAGCACAAGCAGAAAAACATTCAACTGAGTGCTTGGATAACACATAG